A window of the Alnus glutinosa chromosome 4, dhAlnGlut1.1, whole genome shotgun sequence genome harbors these coding sequences:
- the LOC133865786 gene encoding small ribosomal subunit protein eS7, whose amino-acid sequence MYTSRKKIQKDKDAEPTEFEESVAQAFFDLENSNQELKSDLKDLYINSAVQVDVSGNRKAVVIHVPYRLRKGFRKIHVRLVRELEKKFSGKDVVLIATRRIVRPPKKGSAAQRPRSRTLTAVHEAMLEDIVLPAEIVGKRVRYRIDGSKIMKVFLDPKERNNTEYKLETFAAVYRKLSGKDVAFEYPVAEA is encoded by the exons ATGTATACTTCAAGGAAGAAGATCCAAAAAGATAAGGATGCTGAGCCCACTGAGTTTGAAGAGTCAGTTGCTCAG GCTTTCTTTGATTTGGAAAATTCTAACCAGGAGCTGAAAAGTGACCTGAAGGATCTTTACATAAACTCTGCTGT TCAAGTTGATGTTTCTGGGAATCGGAAGGCTGTTGTCATTCATGTGCCCTACAGGTTGAGAAAAGGCTTCCGCAAGATTCATGTTAGGCTTGTGAGAGAGCTTGAGAAGAAGTTCAGTGGGAAG GATGTAGTCCTGATTGCCACCCGGAGGATAGTGAGACCACCAAAGAAAGGTTCTGCTGCTCAACGGCCCCGCAGCCGCACACTCACTGCTGTTCATGAGGCAATGCTGGAGGATATTGTATTGCCTGCTGAGATTGTTGGGAAGCGTGTCAGATATAGAATTGATGGATCCAAGATAATGAAG GTTTTCTTAGACCCTAAGGAACGAAACAACACTGAGTACAAGCTGGAGACCTTTGCTGCGGTCTACAGGAAACTTTCTGGCAAAGATGTTGCGTTTGAGTACCCAGTGGCGGAGGCCTAG